One region of Zootoca vivipara chromosome 7, rZooViv1.1, whole genome shotgun sequence genomic DNA includes:
- the MLN gene encoding promotilin, with translation MVPRKVVVTLLLLYMVAMLAKQSEGYLAFYTPEDFRKMQEKERNRAQKKSLTLQQQSDTGDLPELSEDEGQVIKLIAPVEIGIRLSKQLEKYQDILKELLTEMLPDTQNVN, from the exons ATGGTTCCAAGAAAGGTGGTGGTAACTCTTCTGCTCCTCTACATGGTAGCCATGCTGGCTAAACAGAGTGAAGGGTATCTCGCCTTCTACACTCCTGAAGACTTCAGAAAAATGCAG GAGAAAGAGAGGAACCGAGCACAGAAGAAATCTCTGACTTTGCAGCAGCAGTCAGACACAGGAGATCTTCCTGAACTTTCAGAAGATGAAGGACAGGTCATCAAG CTGATTGCTCCAGTAGAAATAGGAATACGTCTGtccaaacagctggaaaaatatcAAGATATCCTGAAGGAACTCCTAACAGAGATGTTACCCGATACTCAGAATG TTAATTGA